One window of Nostoc sp. C052 genomic DNA carries:
- the psaA gene encoding photosystem I core protein PsaA, whose amino-acid sequence MTISPPEREEKKARVIVDNDPVPTSFEKWAQPGHFDRSLARGPKTTTWIWNLHALAHDFDTHTSDLEEISRKIFSAHFGHLAVVTIWLSGMIFHGAKFSNYEAWLSDPLNVKPSAQVVWPIVGQDILNGDVGGGFHGIQITSGLFQVWRGWGITHSFQLYATAIGGLVLAGLFLFAGWFHYHKRAPKLEWFQNVESILNHHLQVLLGLGSLGWAGHLIHVSAPTNKLLDAGVALKDIPLPHEFILNKDLLTELYPSFAAGIAPFFTLNWGQYADFLTFKGGLNPVTGGLWLTDISHHHLAIAVLFIIAGHQYRTNWGIGHSIKEILENHKGPFTGEGHKGLYENLTTSWHAQLATNLAFLGSLTIIIAHHMYAMPPYPYLATDYATQLCIFTHHIWIGGFLIVGGAAHAAIFMVRDYDPVVNQNNVLDRVIRHRDAIISHLNWVSIFLGFHSFGLYIHNDTMRALGRPQDLFSDTGIQLQPVFAQWIQSIHALAPGTTAPNALEPVSYVFGGGVLAVGGKVAAAPIVLGTADFLIHHIHAFTIHVTVLILLKGVLYARSSRLIPDKANLGFRFPCDGPGRGGTCQVSGWDHVFLGLFWMYNSLSIVIFHFSWKMQSDVWGTVDADGVVTHITGGNFAQSAITINGWLRDFLWAQATQVINSYGSALSAYGLLFLGAHFVWAFSLMFLFSGRGYWQELIESIVWAHNKLKVAPAIQPRALSIIQGRAVGVAHYLLGGIATTWAFFHAHILSVG is encoded by the coding sequence ATGACAATAAGTCCTCCGGAGCGAGAGGAAAAAAAGGCAAGAGTAATCGTCGATAACGATCCAGTTCCAACCTCATTCGAGAAATGGGCACAACCTGGACACTTTGACAGATCCTTGGCCAGAGGTCCCAAAACCACCACATGGATTTGGAACCTGCACGCACTCGCCCATGATTTTGATACACATACAAGCGATTTAGAAGAGATATCCCGCAAGATATTCTCAGCCCACTTCGGCCACCTGGCTGTAGTGACCATCTGGTTGAGCGGGATGATTTTCCACGGCGCGAAGTTTTCTAACTACGAAGCTTGGTTAAGCGACCCGTTAAACGTTAAACCAAGTGCCCAAGTTGTTTGGCCCATTGTCGGGCAAGACATTTTAAACGGTGATGTTGGCGGTGGTTTCCACGGTATTCAAATCACCTCCGGTTTGTTCCAAGTATGGCGTGGCTGGGGGATTACACACTCCTTCCAGCTTTATGCAACTGCGATCGGTGGCTTGGTATTAGCAGGCTTATTCCTATTTGCCGGCTGGTTCCACTACCACAAACGCGCTCCCAAGCTGGAATGGTTCCAGAATGTGGAATCAATCCTCAACCACCACTTGCAAGTGTTGCTAGGTCTTGGTTCCTTGGGATGGGCAGGTCACTTAATCCACGTGTCCGCACCGACCAACAAGCTTTTGGATGCAGGCGTTGCTCTCAAAGACATACCCTTGCCCCATGAGTTCATCTTGAACAAAGACTTGTTGACGGAACTGTACCCTAGCTTTGCTGCTGGTATAGCACCTTTCTTCACCTTGAACTGGGGTCAGTACGCTGACTTCCTCACCTTCAAGGGCGGTCTAAACCCAGTAACAGGCGGCTTGTGGCTGACAGATATTTCCCATCACCACTTGGCGATCGCAGTTCTCTTTATCATTGCTGGTCATCAATACCGTACCAACTGGGGTATTGGTCACAGCATTAAAGAGATCCTAGAAAACCACAAAGGCCCTTTCACCGGCGAAGGTCACAAAGGTCTCTACGAAAACCTGACCACATCTTGGCACGCTCAATTGGCTACTAACCTAGCCTTCTTGGGTTCGCTGACCATCATCATCGCGCATCACATGTACGCGATGCCTCCCTATCCATATTTGGCAACTGATTACGCCACACAGTTGTGCATATTCACTCACCATATTTGGATCGGTGGCTTCTTAATTGTTGGTGGAGCAGCTCATGCTGCGATCTTCATGGTGCGGGATTACGATCCAGTTGTGAATCAAAACAACGTGCTGGATCGGGTAATTCGTCACCGGGATGCGATTATTTCCCATCTAAACTGGGTGTCTATTTTCCTCGGCTTCCATAGCTTTGGACTTTACATCCACAACGACACAATGCGTGCATTGGGTCGTCCTCAAGACTTGTTCTCTGATACAGGGATTCAATTGCAGCCAGTATTTGCCCAGTGGATACAAAGTATTCACGCCTTGGCTCCTGGTACAACTGCACCTAATGCCCTAGAACCAGTTAGCTATGTCTTTGGCGGCGGTGTCTTGGCTGTTGGCGGAAAAGTGGCGGCTGCACCCATTGTTTTGGGCACAGCGGACTTCCTAATTCACCACATTCACGCTTTCACCATTCACGTCACCGTCCTAATTCTGCTCAAAGGTGTGCTGTACGCCCGTAGCTCTCGTCTGATTCCAGACAAAGCAAACTTGGGCTTCCGCTTCCCTTGCGACGGCCCCGGTCGTGGCGGTACCTGTCAAGTGTCTGGTTGGGATCACGTATTCCTCGGACTTTTCTGGATGTACAACTCCCTATCTATTGTAATTTTCCACTTCAGCTGGAAGATGCAATCAGATGTTTGGGGAACCGTAGATGCAGATGGTGTTGTAACTCACATCACTGGTGGTAACTTTGCTCAAAGCGCAATTACCATCAACGGTTGGTTACGAGACTTCTTGTGGGCACAAGCTACGCAAGTCATCAATTCCTATGGCAGTGCGCTGTCTGCCTATGGTCTACTCTTCTTAGGCGCTCACTTTGTTTGGGCATTCAGCTTGATGTTCCTGTTCAGTGGTCGCGGCTACTGGCAAGAACTGATTGAGTCCATTGTTTGGGCGCATAACAAACTGAAGGTAGCACCAGCAATCCAGCCTCGCGCTCTGAGCATTATTCAGGGTCGGGCTGTAGGGGTAGCTCACTACCTCTTGGGAGGAATTGCCACAACTTGGGCATTCTTCCACGCACACATCCTTTCAGTAGGGTAG
- a CDS encoding HAD family hydrolase encodes MVGVIFDLDGTLWNISSICADAWNQAIKIANISRTPITEDDINGVSGLPFIECIKNIFPDIEEENIDKFSLLIEDCEKQEIKTRGGTLYKGVSEYLDTLSGQFPLFLVSNCEYWYLQVFLSMPLNTSNTNKTFRDIFVDSECFGRTQKPKAENIIAICQRHSLKKAIYVGDTESDRLAAMKAGIDFIHASYGFGYVESPNLKSAASFSEVVDILLTLINSPSVAIENITASL; translated from the coding sequence ATGGTCGGGGTAATATTTGATCTAGACGGAACTCTTTGGAATATATCTAGTATATGTGCAGATGCTTGGAATCAAGCAATTAAGATTGCTAATATTTCGAGAACTCCTATCACTGAGGATGATATTAATGGGGTAAGTGGTCTTCCCTTTATAGAGTGCATAAAAAATATTTTTCCAGACATAGAAGAGGAAAATATTGATAAATTTTCTCTTTTAATAGAAGACTGTGAAAAGCAAGAGATAAAAACTAGAGGTGGAACTTTATACAAAGGAGTTTCAGAATATTTAGATACTTTGTCCGGTCAGTTTCCCTTGTTTTTAGTTAGCAATTGTGAATATTGGTACTTACAGGTATTTCTTTCTATGCCTTTAAACACTAGTAATACAAACAAAACTTTTAGGGATATATTTGTAGACTCAGAGTGTTTTGGCAGAACTCAAAAACCCAAAGCTGAAAATATCATTGCAATTTGTCAGCGTCATAGCTTGAAAAAAGCAATTTATGTTGGAGATACAGAAAGTGATAGATTAGCAGCTATGAAAGCAGGGATTGATTTTATTCACGCCTCCTATGGATTTGGTTATGTAGAATCACCAAATTTAAAGAGTGCAGCTTCTTTTAGTGAAGTTGTCGATATACTGTTAACTCTTATCAATTCCCCATCAGTAGCGATAGAAAATATTACAGCGAGTTTATAA
- a CDS encoding thioredoxin-like domain-containing protein — protein MIPRVRAPEIPQNYSWLNTNKPLSLKELRGRVVILDFWTYCCINCLHILPNLKYLEQKYKDSLTIIGVHSAKFENEKETENIRQAILRYDIEHSVVVDRGFRIWEEYAVRAWPTLIIIDPEGYVIGQISGEGNRDTLDELIQKLIQQHQNKGTINFQEISLTLEKQRQPLITPLAFPGKVLATPMGLFIADSGHHRLVMSNFDGEILHLIGTGKSGLTDGAFNEAQFFAPQGMAYDAENQILYVADTENHTLRRVDLKRQVVETIAGIGEQSRNIHPHGGAGLETALNSPWDLVKVGNTLFIAMAGPHQIWQMDLETGIIKTYAGIGAEACIDGSLTEAAFAQPSGITNNGQELYIADSEVSSIRGVGIVEPYQVRTVCGSGGLFGFGNVDGQGEDVRLQHCLGVEYAENFLWVADTYNHKIKLVSPSTGNCQTVLGDGTSALQDGQGKNTRFFEPSGLSVIDSYLYIADTNNHAIRRVDLNTLEVTTLKFLGLCAPDVCIPLNL, from the coding sequence ATGATTCCCCGTGTTAGAGCGCCAGAAATACCACAAAATTACTCTTGGCTGAACACCAATAAACCTTTATCTCTTAAAGAACTCAGGGGTAGAGTTGTAATTTTAGACTTTTGGACATACTGTTGCATCAATTGTCTGCATATTCTGCCAAACCTAAAATATTTAGAACAAAAATATAAAGATAGTCTTACTATTATCGGCGTTCATTCTGCGAAATTTGAAAATGAAAAAGAAACAGAAAATATCCGCCAAGCTATTCTGCGCTACGACATTGAACATTCAGTTGTCGTTGATAGAGGTTTTCGGATTTGGGAAGAGTATGCTGTGCGTGCTTGGCCGACATTAATAATTATTGATCCAGAAGGTTACGTGATTGGCCAGATTTCTGGTGAAGGAAACCGTGACACTTTAGACGAGTTGATTCAAAAGTTAATTCAACAACACCAAAATAAAGGCACAATTAATTTCCAAGAAATCAGCTTGACTTTAGAAAAACAGCGCCAACCATTAATTACACCCCTAGCTTTTCCTGGTAAAGTTCTAGCGACTCCAATGGGTTTATTCATTGCTGATTCTGGACATCACCGCCTAGTTATGAGTAACTTCGACGGAGAAATTCTACATTTAATTGGCACTGGAAAATCCGGCTTAACCGATGGTGCTTTTAATGAAGCGCAATTTTTTGCACCGCAGGGAATGGCTTATGATGCCGAAAATCAGATTCTTTACGTTGCTGATACAGAAAATCATACCCTGCGGCGAGTTGATTTAAAGCGTCAAGTAGTAGAAACTATTGCCGGAATTGGTGAACAAAGCCGCAATATCCATCCTCATGGCGGTGCTGGTTTAGAAACAGCGCTGAATTCCCCTTGGGATTTAGTGAAAGTGGGAAATACCTTGTTTATTGCAATGGCTGGGCCGCATCAAATTTGGCAAATGGATTTGGAAACTGGCATTATCAAAACTTATGCTGGTATTGGTGCAGAAGCCTGTATTGATGGTTCACTTACCGAAGCTGCTTTTGCTCAACCTAGTGGTATTACTAATAATGGGCAAGAATTATATATTGCTGACAGTGAAGTTAGTTCAATTCGTGGTGTGGGAATTGTAGAACCTTACCAAGTGCGAACTGTTTGCGGTAGTGGAGGTTTATTTGGTTTTGGTAATGTAGATGGACAAGGTGAAGATGTCCGTTTGCAACATTGCTTAGGAGTGGAATATGCTGAAAATTTTCTGTGGGTAGCAGATACTTATAATCACAAAATTAAATTAGTGAGTCCCAGTACAGGAAATTGTCAAACAGTTTTAGGAGATGGTACTAGTGCCTTACAAGATGGCCAGGGTAAAAACACTCGATTTTTTGAACCTTCGGGATTGAGTGTTATTGATTCATATTTATATATTGCTGATACTAATAACCATGCCATCCGCCGTGTAGATTTAAATACTCTTGAGGTAACAACGCTAAAGTTTCTTGGGTTGTGTGCGCCAGATGTTTGTATTCCATTGAATTTGTAG
- the psaB gene encoding photosystem I core protein PsaB has translation MATKFPKFSQDLAQDPTTRRIWYAIATGNDFETHDGITEENLYQKIFATHFGHLAIIFLWASSLLFHVAWQGNFEQWIKDPLHIRPIAHAIWDPHFGKPAIEAFTQAGASNPVNITYSGLYHWWYTIGLRNNGELYNGSVFLLLFAAVLLFAGWLHLQPKYRPSLAWFKSAEHRLNHHLAGLFGVSSLAWAGHLIHVAVPEARGQHVGWDNFLNTPPHPAGLTPFFTGNWAVYAQNPDTPGHIFGTSQGAGTAILTFLGGFHPQTEALWLTDIAHHHLAIAVLFIVAGHMYRTNFGIGHSLKEALNAKSFFGIPVEGPFNLPHQGIYDTYNNSLHFQLGWHLAALGVITSLVAQHMYSMPSYAFIAKDYTTQAALYTHHQYIAGFLMLGAFAHGAIFWVRDYDPEQNKGNVLERVLQHKEAIISHLSWVSLFLGFHTLGLYVHNDVVVAFGTPEKQILIEPVFAQFVQAANGKVLYGLDTLLSNPDSIAYTAWPNYANVWLPGWLDAINAGTNSLFLTIGPGDFLVHHAIALGLHTTTLILVKGALDARGSKLMPDKKDFGYAFPCDGPGRGGTCDISAWDSFYLATFWMLNTIGWLTFYWHWKHLGIWQGNVAQFNENSTYLMGWFRDYLWANSAQLINGYNPYGVNNLSVWAWMFLFGHLVWATGFMFLISWRGYWQELIETLVWAHERTPLANLVRWKDKPVALSIVQARVVGLAHFTVGYVVTYAAFLIASTAGKFG, from the coding sequence ATGGCAACAAAATTTCCGAAATTTAGCCAGGATCTCGCACAGGACCCGACGACTCGTCGGATATGGTATGCGATCGCTACAGGCAACGATTTTGAAACCCATGATGGCATCACAGAGGAAAATCTTTACCAAAAGATTTTCGCTACTCACTTCGGTCACTTGGCAATCATCTTCCTGTGGGCATCCAGCCTCCTGTTCCACGTAGCCTGGCAAGGTAACTTTGAACAGTGGATTAAAGATCCTCTTCACATCCGTCCCATCGCCCACGCGATTTGGGACCCCCACTTTGGTAAACCAGCGATCGAAGCTTTTACCCAAGCGGGCGCTAGCAATCCAGTAAACATTACCTACTCTGGTCTCTACCATTGGTGGTATACTATCGGTCTGCGGAATAACGGCGAACTGTACAACGGTTCAGTGTTCTTGCTGTTATTCGCGGCTGTATTATTGTTCGCTGGTTGGCTGCACTTACAACCCAAATACCGTCCTAGCTTGGCATGGTTTAAGAGCGCTGAACATCGCCTAAACCACCACTTAGCAGGTTTGTTTGGTGTTAGTTCTTTGGCTTGGGCTGGTCACTTAATTCACGTTGCTGTCCCCGAAGCTCGCGGTCAGCACGTAGGTTGGGATAACTTCCTCAACACCCCACCCCACCCAGCCGGTTTGACACCATTCTTTACAGGTAACTGGGCAGTTTATGCTCAAAATCCTGACACTCCTGGACATATATTCGGGACATCGCAAGGTGCGGGAACTGCAATTCTGACTTTCTTGGGTGGTTTCCATCCCCAGACAGAAGCTTTGTGGCTGACTGACATCGCTCATCACCACTTGGCGATCGCAGTTTTATTCATCGTTGCTGGTCACATGTACCGGACAAACTTTGGGATTGGTCACAGTCTCAAAGAAGCCTTGAATGCTAAGAGTTTCTTCGGCATTCCGGTTGAAGGCCCCTTCAACCTACCTCACCAAGGTATCTACGACACCTACAACAACTCTCTGCACTTCCAATTGGGATGGCACTTAGCAGCGTTAGGTGTTATTACTTCCCTGGTAGCACAGCACATGTACTCCATGCCTTCCTACGCATTTATTGCAAAGGACTACACAACACAGGCAGCGTTGTACACGCATCACCAGTATATTGCTGGATTCCTGATGCTTGGTGCTTTTGCTCACGGAGCAATCTTCTGGGTTCGTGATTATGACCCAGAGCAAAACAAGGGTAACGTTCTTGAACGTGTACTACAGCACAAAGAAGCGATTATTTCCCACCTCAGTTGGGTATCCCTTTTCTTGGGCTTCCACACCCTTGGTTTGTACGTACATAACGACGTAGTAGTTGCTTTCGGCACTCCTGAAAAGCAAATCTTGATTGAGCCAGTATTTGCTCAATTCGTCCAAGCTGCTAACGGTAAGGTATTGTACGGTTTAGATACATTGCTATCTAACCCCGATAGTATTGCTTACACAGCATGGCCTAACTACGCTAACGTTTGGCTTCCAGGCTGGTTAGATGCCATAAATGCTGGTACTAACTCCTTGTTCTTGACAATCGGCCCTGGCGACTTCTTGGTACACCATGCGATCGCTTTAGGTCTGCACACCACAACCTTGATCTTGGTCAAAGGTGCTTTGGATGCCCGTGGTTCTAAGCTGATGCCCGATAAAAAGGACTTCGGCTATGCCTTCCCTTGCGACGGCCCCGGTCGTGGCGGTACTTGCGACATCTCAGCATGGGATTCCTTCTACCTGGCTACATTCTGGATGCTCAACACCATTGGTTGGTTGACCTTCTACTGGCATTGGAAACATCTAGGTATTTGGCAAGGCAACGTCGCTCAGTTCAATGAGAACTCTACATATCTCATGGGCTGGTTCCGCGATTACCTCTGGGCTAACTCTGCTCAGTTGATTAACGGTTACAACCCTTACGGCGTGAATAACCTGTCTGTCTGGGCTTGGATGTTCCTATTTGGACACCTAGTTTGGGCTACTGGCTTCATGTTCTTAATCTCCTGGAGAGGTTACTGGCAAGAGTTGATTGAAACCCTTGTTTGGGCACACGAACGTACTCCTCTAGCTAACCTAGTTCGCTGGAAAGACAAGCCCGTGGCTCTGTCCATTGTTCAAGCTCGTGTAGTTGGTCTAGCTCACTTCACTGTTGGCTATGTCGTAACTTACGCCGCATTCTTGATTGCTTCTACTGCTGGTAAGTTCGGTTAA
- the glsA gene encoding glutaminase A has translation MKRLDRLTTTELSAWVQQAKTNAEYGKVIDRIPQLAKAYPSWFAVHICCKSGKTISFGDTACFFPLMSVIKTFSLLYLLEHLGAETVFRWIGVQPSDAPFNSLEQLVSDRGRPRNPMINSGAITLADKLPGKDANQRTFLFCQWLNQLAGCQLSLDEVMLASVRLTRSAANEAIANYLAEAGYLESLEITLDTYEQICCISGRVEDLALLGKLLACENSGLSSQNRRIVNAVMLTCGLYEASAEFAVRIGLPMKSGIGGGLVAIVPGEGAIACYSPALDNIGNPVGAIAFVEALAQELQLSVFG, from the coding sequence TTGAAAAGACTTGACAGACTAACTACTACAGAGTTATCAGCTTGGGTGCAACAAGCGAAAACTAACGCTGAATACGGAAAAGTTATCGATCGCATTCCGCAATTAGCTAAAGCTTATCCTAGTTGGTTTGCAGTTCACATCTGCTGTAAATCGGGTAAAACCATCAGTTTTGGGGATACAGCTTGTTTTTTCCCGCTCATGAGCGTGATTAAGACATTTTCCCTACTTTATCTGCTAGAACATCTCGGAGCAGAAACAGTTTTTCGGTGGATTGGGGTGCAACCATCGGATGCACCCTTCAATTCTCTAGAACAATTAGTTAGCGATCGCGGTCGCCCCCGCAACCCTATGATTAATAGTGGGGCAATTACTCTCGCTGATAAATTACCAGGAAAAGACGCTAATCAACGCACTTTTTTATTTTGTCAATGGCTCAACCAATTAGCCGGTTGCCAACTAAGCTTAGATGAGGTGATGCTAGCTTCAGTGCGATTAACTCGTTCAGCAGCCAATGAAGCGATCGCAAACTATCTTGCCGAAGCCGGTTATCTCGAAAGTCTTGAAATAACCCTTGACACATACGAGCAAATATGCTGTATATCTGGGCGAGTTGAAGATTTAGCCCTGTTGGGAAAACTCTTAGCTTGTGAAAATAGCGGCTTATCTTCACAAAACCGCCGAATTGTCAATGCTGTGATGTTAACTTGTGGATTGTACGAAGCTTCTGCCGAGTTTGCAGTCAGGATTGGTTTACCGATGAAATCAGGCATTGGTGGTGGACTTGTAGCAATAGTACCAGGAGAGGGAGCGATCGCTTGTTACAGTCCCGCCTTGGATAATATCGGAAATCCTGTCGGTGCGATCGCATTCGTTGAGGCCTTAGCGCAAGAGTTGCAGTTGAGTGTCTTTGGTTGA
- a CDS encoding KGK domain-containing protein: MNNKFITLDCDDDVVLLEKDTFKVSRLKELVREQIYSKWERHSASYLYSIQNANTQISEFFKQLSVSQETINIDEIKLNLIIDCQLLKISGQGWQKGKLKIKIYISNVTTDKYKLCFEFCPDESAKPESPLDDIRKMIQVT; the protein is encoded by the coding sequence ATGAATAATAAATTCATTACTCTAGACTGTGACGATGATGTTGTACTTTTGGAGAAAGATACTTTTAAAGTCAGCAGATTAAAGGAATTAGTTCGGGAACAGATTTATAGCAAATGGGAACGTCATAGTGCTTCTTATTTATACTCAATTCAAAACGCTAATACTCAAATTTCTGAATTTTTTAAGCAACTATCTGTTAGTCAAGAGACTATCAATATAGATGAAATTAAATTGAATTTGATTATAGATTGCCAGCTACTTAAAATTAGTGGTCAAGGCTGGCAAAAAGGCAAACTAAAAATTAAAATATACATATCAAATGTCACTACAGATAAATATAAATTATGTTTTGAATTTTGTCCTGATGAATCTGCTAAACCTGAATCGCCTTTAGATGATATTCGTAAAATGATACAAGTAACATGA
- a CDS encoding DUF4352 domain-containing protein translates to MNKFKYLSIAALLLINSACTPSPEAKLEPSSSQANAADTTNIEAASKAVNGKLNRKGWEVNVTGVKYAGQKIQGKYKIYEAAEVWTVVSVTVKNTSSKRQREDNAWFHIIFSKLVDSKGNKYDSKDMEIKYDTDLLSKPFSPGEARSVDFLFDTPKGIKADKFIIEDENFKPTPFKL, encoded by the coding sequence ATGAATAAATTTAAATACTTATCTATTGCAGCATTGTTACTGATTAATTCTGCCTGTACACCGTCGCCAGAAGCCAAGTTAGAGCCTTCGTCATCTCAAGCAAATGCCGCCGATACTACTAATATTGAAGCTGCTTCAAAAGCAGTTAACGGTAAACTTAATCGGAAAGGCTGGGAAGTTAACGTCACAGGTGTTAAATATGCAGGACAGAAAATTCAAGGGAAGTACAAAATATATGAAGCAGCTGAAGTTTGGACAGTGGTTTCTGTAACTGTTAAAAATACAAGTAGCAAAAGGCAAAGAGAGGATAATGCATGGTTCCATATCATATTCTCCAAATTAGTTGACTCAAAAGGCAACAAATACGATTCTAAAGACATGGAGATAAAATATGATACTGATTTGCTAAGTAAACCGTTCTCTCCAGGTGAAGCCCGTTCTGTAGATTTCCTGTTTGACACACCTAAAGGCATCAAGGCAGATAAGTTTATAATTGAGGATGAAAATTTTAAACCTACCCCTTTCAAACTTTAA